The window TTCCGGCAAGAAGATCGAGAACCTGAAGCTCGTGGTCTCCGGCGCGGGCGCCTCGGCCATCGCCTGCACCAAGTTCTACGTCGCCATGGGCATCCGCCCCGAGAACGTCTTCATGTTCGACTCGCGCGGGCTCATCCACAAGGGCCGGGGCAAGCTCTCCCCCGAGAAGTCCCTCTTCGCCCAGGACAAGGACCACGGCTCCATCGCCGACTGCATGAAGGGCGCGGACATGTTCCTGGGCCTGTCCGTCAAGGGCGCCATCACGCCGGACATGGTGCGCAGCATGAACAAGAACCCGATCATCTTCGCCTGCGCCAACCCCGACCCCGAAATCACCTACACCGACGCCAAGGGCGCCCGCCCCGAGGCCATCATGGGCACCGGCCGCTCGGACTACCCCAACCAGATCAACAACGTCCTGGGCTTCCCCTTCATCTTCCGCGGCGCCCTGGACACCCGAGCCACCGAGATCAACGAGCAGATGAAGATCGCCGCCTCGCAGGCCCTGGCCGCCCTGGCCAAGGAGCCGGTGCCCGACGACATCTGCGCCATCTACGGCCGCAAGCTGGAGTTCGGCGTGGACTACGTCATCCCCAGCCCCTTCGACCCGCGCGTGCTCGAATGGGAAGCCGCCGCCGTGGCCCAGGCCGCCATGGACACCGGCGTGGCCACCATCCAGCTGGACATCGAGGAGTACAAGAAGTCCCTGCGCGCCCGGCTCGCCGAGGCCAAGCGCCGCATCGCCCTGGTGGTGGATGCCTACGGCCTGGACTTCTAGACCCGCCCCGGCGCGCGCCCTGGCTGCGTGATCTCTCGGGCCGCCTCCCTGCACAGGGGGCGGCCCTTTTTTTGCTACGGGGCAAGAGGCAAGGGCGAAGGGCGAAGGGCGAAGGGGGATGCCTCCGGCGGCCCGGGCTCCGCCCGGGACCAAAGGCCCCTCGACCCCGTACGCCGCCCCGGCTGGCTGCGGCGAAGCGCCGCAGCCAGCCGGGGCGGGAGGCAAAGGGGGGCGCGTTTTTTCCTTGCCCCGGGGCGGGGGGCGGGAGCAGGATTGTACAAGACGCGCCCGCCGGGTCCATGCCAGACCGGACCCGGAGCGGACGCCCCGCTCCGCCGGAGGCCCCGTGACCAGACGCACCGCACAGCCCGCAGCCCCCATGGACGCCGCCGCGTCCCCGGCCTTGCCGCCCGGGGGTGGTGGTGCGGCCCTTGCGGCGCAGGGGACGGCCCCGGGTGAGGGGCCCGTGCTGCTGCGCCCGCCCGGGCTGCCGGGGGTGGAGCTGCTGCACGCGCGCGGCCTGCGCCAGCGCTTCGCCCGCCACTTCCACCGCCGCTACGCCGTGGGCGTGGTGGAGCACGGCGCCCTGGAGTTCCGCTTCCTGGGCCGGGCCAACGTGGCCCTGCCCGGCAGCGTGAACCTGACCACGCCCGGCGAGGTCCACGACGGGCACCCCGGCTCCGGCCCGGGCTGGACCTACCGCATGTTCTACCTGGACCCGGACCTGGTGCAGCGCGCCGCCGCCGAGGCCGCCGGGCGGCCCGTGCCCGCGCCGGACTTCGCCGCCGGGGTGCTGGCCGACCCCGCCCTGGCCGCCGAGGTCCAGGCCGTCCATCGCCTGCTCATGGACCCCGGCGCCCCGCTGCTGGCCCGCCAGACGCGCCTACTGCACATGCTCGCCCTGTGGATCGCCCGCCACGGCGACGCCACCCGGCCCCTGCCCCGCGCGGGCCGCGAGCCCCGGGCCGTGGCCCGCGCCCGGGCCTGGCTCGACGCCCACTGCCGCGAGGACGTGTCCCTGGACGAGCTGGCCCGCGTGGCCGGGCTCTCGCCCTTCCACCTCGCGCGTTGCTTCAGCGCCGCCCTGGGCCTACCGCCCCACGCCTACCTGCTGGGGCTGCGCGTGCGCCTGGCCCGCGAACTGCTGGCCGGACCCATGCGCCTGGCCGACATCGCCGCCGAAACCGGCTTCACCGACCAGGCCCACCTGACCCACACCTTCCGGCGCCTGACCGGTCTCACGCCCGGGCGCTACCGCAAGTTCCTGCAAACCTAGCCGGGGCCGGGGGGGCTATGGTCCGGCCCGGGCGGCGCATCCCGCGCCGCCACGCCGCACCCCGGAGGCCCCATGACCACCCGACCCCACGCCACGCCCCTCGCCCGCCCGGCGGACCCGGCGCGCGCAGCAAATGCCGCGCCCGCCGCTGCCCTGGCCACCCCGGACACTCCTGCCGCCTGCGTTTCCCCGCTGGCCGCGCCCGCGCCCGGCGCCACCTCGGGTGCCCCTGCTGCATCCGGCACCTCTCTTGCCGCTCCCGGCACTGCTCCGGGTGCCCCGGGCGCCCCCGGGCGGCCCTGCCGTGAGCGCACCAGCCAGCCAGCCCCCGCCGCCCCGCCCCTGGGCGCCTACGCCAGCTTGGCCCTGGCCATGGTCATCGTCGGCAGCTCGGTGGTGGCGGGCAAGATGCTCGTGGCCGAACTGCCCGTACAGCTGGCCTCGGCCCTGCGCTTCGCCTGCGCGGCGGCGGTGCTCGTGCCACTGCTGCTGGTGCGCGAGGGCTGGCCGCGCGTGTCGGTGCGCAGCCTCGCGGTGATGCTGGCCCAGGCGGCCTGCGGCGGGCTGCTGTTCAACGTGCTGCTGCTCCAGGGCCTGCGCAGCACCAGCGCCGGGGCGGCGGGCATCATCACCAGCACCACCCCGGCGGCCATGGCCTGCATCGCCTTCCTGCTGCTGGGCGAACGGCCCACGCGCCGGGCCCTGGCCGGGGTGGCGCTCTCCGTGCTCGGGGTGGCGGCCATCAACCTGCACAGCGTGATGGACGGCCCCGGCGGCCCCGGCGGCCCCGGCGGCGCAGCCCTGGGCGGCAACCTGCTGGTGCTCGGGGCCGTGCTGGCCGAATCGCTGTTCCTGCTGCTGCGCAAGGCCGTGCCCGAGCCGCTTTCGCCCCTGGCGGTGTCCACGCTGGTGACGGTCTTCGGGCTGGCGCTGTTCGCGCCCGGGGCGCTCATGGAGGCCCGGGGCTTCGATTTCGCGGCGGTGGGCGCGGCCTCGTGGGCCACGGTGGCCTATTACGGGCTGGTGGTCACGGTGGCGGCCTATCTGCTCTGGTTCCGGGGGGTGACGCGCGTGGGCGCGGGCACGGCGGGGATCTTCACGGCGGTGATGCCCGTGAGCGCCGTGGGCCTCTCGGCCCTGGTGCTGGGCGAGGCCCTGGGCTGGGGCCATCTGGCCGGGGCCGGGCTGGTGCTGGCGGGCATCTGGTGCATCTGCCGCCGGGGCTGAGGCCGGGGTGAGCCCGCGCCGCGCCCTTACGAAAGGGAAAAGGGAGTCCTTGCCGAGGGGAGTTCTCTAGTCCACCCGCGCCAGCAGCACCACCAGCAGGTCGTCGAACAGCGTCAGGGGCGCGTCGCCGCCCTTGGGGCCCAGCTCGGAGAGCACCAGGTGTTCCAGGTCCGGGTCGCGCCAGGAGGCGTCCTCGTCATCCTCGTCTGGGGCATCGTCCGCAGCGTCCTGCTCTTCCTCGCGGTCCGCATCGTCGTCCGCATCCTCGTCATCGTCGTCAAAGTCTCCGCCGTGCTGGCCGCGCAGGCCCGGGCCCGGGCCGTCCGGGAAGCCTGCGCCCCAGTCCATGTCCTCATCCTCGGGGTCGGCGTAATCCGCGAACAGGAAGTCCAGGAACTCCCCGGCGTCCTCGAATTCCAGGGTGGTGCGGAACAGCTCGCGGCGCACCACGGGCAGCGGGCCATGGGCCATGGCCTGCTGGGCCTGGGCGTGGTCCGGCGCGTCGTCGCGCAGCACCGCCCGCGCGCGGCCGACCTCGCTGAAGGGCACCGGCTCCAGCACCACCACCCGCCCGCCCGGGCGCAGCACGCGCCGGGCCTCGGCCAGGGCCGCTTCGGCGTCCATGCGGTGCAGGCACAGGGTCAAGAGCACCACGTCGAAGCTCTCGTCGGCGAAGTCCAGGGCCTCGCCCTGGCCTTCCACGAAGGCGGCGTCCGGCACGCGCGCCTGGGCCTCGGCCAGGGCCGCCGGGTCCGCGTCCAGCCCCACGTAGGACGCCGCCCAGCCCGCCAGCCCGGCGGCCACGCGGCCATCGCCGCAGCCGATTTCCAGCACGTCCATGCCGTCGGGTGCGGCAAACTCCACCAGGAACTTCTGGATCACCGCGTCGCGGTCGCTGCGCATGGCTCTCCCCTGTGGCTAGGCCCGGCGGATGTTGTAGACGCTGCGGCCCTCGGCCACGATGGTCCCGGGGTCCGTGCTGCAATAGACCACGGTCACGGCGTTGCCCACGCGGTTGCCGTGCAGGCGCACTTCCGACTCGGCCACGAGGTCGCCCTCCATGGCGGGCTTCAGGTAGTCCACGCGCAGGTCGATGGTGGCGATGCGGTCCGAGGGCTGGCCCATGGTCCACACGGCGAAGCCGCCGCAGGTGTCCACGAGCATGGAAATGACCCCGCCGTGCAGCGCGCCGCGCCGGGCGTCGCCCACCAGCTCGGGCCGACGCGGCACCAGCAGCGAGCAGCGCCCGCGCTCCAGCGAGCGCACGCGCAGGCCCAGGTAGTTGTTGAAGGGAATGCCGTTCTCGATCAGATCGCGGAAGGCCGCGTCCAGCTCGCCCATGGGGTCCGTCCTGTTGGGTCGTGTTGTTGTGCCGGGCCGGGCGGCGCGGGGGGGGGCCGCCCGGGGCGCGGGCCAGGGTGGGGCCGCGCCGCAGCCGGGCCCAACGCGGGCCAGGCGAAACCGGGGCCAAAACCCCGGGCCGGGATTAGGCCAAGGCCGGGGTCAGGCCGGAGCCAGGGCCAGATCAGGGCCCAGGCCGGGAGCCCCCGGCGCGCCCGCGCGGCGCCTGCCGGGCGGATGTGCCGTTTTCCGCGCGCCGCCCTCCGGCGTCCCCGCGCAGGGCGTTCCCGCGCGCCCTTCTGCCTACCCCGGGGCCGCGCGCAGCGCAAGCCCGCCGGGCGCTTTACTCGCGCCCGGGCCTGCTGTAAACCTCGCCCATTCGTCCCCGTCCGTCCCCATCCGTCCCCCGGGAGCCGTGCATGGATTGGCTGACCATCGGCGTCTTCGTTTTCGTCTACGCGGGCATGATCCTGGGCGGCGTGCCCGGGCTGGCCCTGGACCGCACCGGCGTGGCGCTCACCGGGGCCATCGCCCTGCTGGCCGCCGGGCGGCTGGCCCCGCACGAGGCCTGGGCCGCAGTGGACGTGTCCACCATCGCCCTGCTTTTCGCGCTGATGGTCGTCTCGGCGCAGTTGCGTCTGGGCGGGTTCTACACCGCCGTGACCCGGCGGCTGGCGGCGGTGCGCGTGGGGCCCGTGGCGCTGCTGGGGCTGGTGGTGGCCGTGGCCGGGGGGCTCTCGGCGGTGCTGGCCAACGACATCGTGTGTCTGGCCATGGCGCCCATCCTGGCCCAGGGCGGCATCCGGCGCGGGCTGAACCCCGTGCCGCTGCTCCTGGGGCTGGCCTGCGCGGCCAACGTCGGCAGCGCCGCCACGCTCATCGGCAACCCGCAGAACATGCTCATCGGCCAGGTGCTGGGCCTGGATTTCGGGGCCTACCTGCTGGCCGCCGGGCTGCCCGCGCTGCTGGGCCTGGGCGCCACCTGGGGCCTCATCGCCCTGCTCTACCGGGGCCGCTGGGCCACGGACCTGCCCGAGCCGCAGGTGGACGCGCCGGACTTCGGCGCCTGGCAGAGCACCAAGGGGCTGGCGGTGCTCGCGGCCCTGGTGGCGGTGTTCCTGTGGGGCGGGCTGGGGCGCGAGGTGGCGGCGCTGCTGGCCGCCGGACTGCTGCTGCTCTCGCGGCGCATGGCCTCGCGCACCACCCTGGGGCTGGTGGACTGGCAACTGCTGGTACTCTTCATCGGCCTGTTCGTGGTCAACCACGCCGTGGCGACGGGGGGCATCCTGTCGCACCTGCTGGGCTCCCTGCGCGCCCTGGGCCTGGATGTCACGGCCCCGGGCCAGCTCTATGCGGCCACGGCGGCCCTCTCCAACCTCGTCTCCAACGTCCCCGCCGTGATGCTCCTGCTCCCCGCGGTCAAATCCCTGCCCGACCCCACCCAGGCCGGCACCCTCCTGGCCCTGTCCAGCACCCTGGCCGGCAACCTCATCGTGGTCGGCTCCATCGCCAACATCATCGTCATCGACCAGGCCGCCCGCCTGGGCATCCGCATCTCCTGGACCGAACACGCCCGCACCGGCCTCCCCGTCACCTTCGCCACCCTGACCATCGCCTGGGCGCTGGTGGGGTGATGGGGCGGGCGGCGGGAGGAGGGTAAGGCCGGAGCAGCGAAGAAACCGCGAAGGAAGGCGGCGCCTGCGGCGGGCAAGGCCTGCGGCGGCAACGATAATCCGGAACGAGAACCGACGAGGTCTAGGCCAGCCCTGGTCCGTCCTTGAACGCACCCGGGTCGCACAGCTCGGGGAAATAATACTGCACCGCGTGCGCGGGCAGGCCGATGGTCAGGGGGGCCTTCTGGTTGGCGGATTCCAGCAGTCCTTCGGCCAGCAGCGCCTTCACGATGTCGCGGGCCTTGCGGTCCGAGGCGTTGATGAGTTCGTGGACCTCGCCCTTGGCGATCTGGCCATGCACGAAGACATGCGTGAGGATGCGGGCCGCCTCCTTGGGCAGGGGCCCCCTCTCCGCCATGTGCCCCCTGGTTCGCAGGGAACAGTAGAACGCGATGTTCCTGGCCGCCGCGTCCAGGTTCAGGAGCGCGTCCATGAACCGGGCCTGATCCAGGGCCGTGTGCAGAAAAAAGAGACAGAACCGGCGCAGGCCGTCCTCCGAAAGACTGCCGCGCCCGTCGTAGTCGCCCTGGCGCGGGGCGTCCGCAGCGGCCAGGAGCGCCTTGTAGTCGCCCTCCGCCCGCGCCAGCCCCCGGCCCAGAGTCCACAGCCCGTAGCCTTCCAGCCCGCAGCACTTGAGGTACACATCCGAAAACAGCCGGGCGACGCGCCCGTTGCCTTCGAAAAACGGGTGAATCCAAAGCAGCCGGTGATGGCTTGCGGCGGCAAGAACCAGCCGCCCCGCACCCTGCGCCCTTTCAAGGGCATACGCCTCCTGGAAGCGCGCCAAAAGCCCGGGCAGCGCCTGCCAATCGGGCGGCACATGCGCCCCCACGCGCACGTTGTCATCGCGCAGCCGCCCGGGGAGGGTCTCGACCTCCCGTGTGCCTTCCTGGTTCCGCTGGATGAGGAATTCCCTTGGCACACCGGCAAAGAGCAACTCGTGAAGGCGGCACAGGAAACCGGCTTCGGCCACGGCGGGCAAACCGCCCGCGCACTGCGCATCCACAGCGGCCTGGGCCGCGATGTTCTGCTTGTGCAGCAGCTGGAGCTTGCGGGTTCTGTCGTCCTGCGCAAGCTCCCTGAGGCCGGATTCGATCTCCAGAAGCGTCGTGCGGATGCCCTCGATGAGGTTCGAATAGTAGCTGTTGACGTTGCGCAACAGCCCGCCGACCCGCTGGGCCGTCACCGGATGCACCCGCCCAGCCAGCTTCGCCGAGGCCTTGAAAACCTCCAAAGCCAAATCCTCCAGATCGCTCCGCCGCCCGGGGACCATGGGTTCCATTTGTGGTATCGCTGGCATGATTTTTCCGAAATATTTGCCGGAATTTTTTCCGGAATAACCGCAGCATAATTGCACGCTATAGCTTGCTTTAATGAAAAATAGAGAAACATGCAACCCCGGAATTGAACATAATTTTTGCCGAAATATTTGCCAAAACCACAACCACCCGCCCAACAGGGAAAATCGCACCCCAATTCCCCCGGCGACCAATCCACCCCGGCCCAACGTTCAGGGCTGGCCTGCCAACCCGGAAAGACAAAGAAAAGGCGGCCACAAAGGCCGCCTTGAACGCGCCCCGCCGGGGGCGGCAGTGTCAGGTGAATACTATCTCTGTACAGCGCGCCCCTTACGGGACGCGGCCTTTCAATGGCGGGGTGCAGGGGACGTGTCCCCTGCCGGGTCCAGGGCAGCGCCCTGGCCGCCGGAGGCGTTTCCCCCTACTCCAACCCCGCCGCCTTCCTGTCCGGCACGGCGTAGAGTTCACCGCCGACGCTGTCGTTGATGACCAGGACCGGGAAGTTTTCCACGGTGAGTTCGCGGATGGCTTCGGGGCCGAGGTCGTCGAAGGCGATGATGCGGGCGGCGGTGATGCATTTGGAGAGCAGCGCGCCCGCGCCGCCGGTGGCGCCGAAGTAGACGGCGGTGTGTTCCTTGAGGGCCGCCTTCACGGCGTCGCTGCGCTTGCCCTTGCCGATGGAGGCCTTTTGCCCCAGGGCGTGCAGGCGCGGGGCGTAGGTGTCCATGCGGTAGCTGGTGGTCGGCCCGGCGGCGCCGATGGGCCGCCCGGGGGGCGCGGGGCTGGGGCCCACGTAGTAGACGATGGAGCCTTGCAACTCGAAGGGCAGCGGCTGGCCCTCGTCGATGAGCGCCATGAGCCGCTTGTGGGCGGCGTCGCGGGCGGTGTAGATGGTGCCGGTGATGAACACCACGTCGCCCGCGCGCAGGGGCGCCACGTCCGCGTCGGTCAGCGGGGTGGTCAGCGTGTATTCGGCCATCAGATGACAACCTCCTCGTGGCGGATGGAGTGGCACTGCACGTTGACGGCCAGGGGCAGGCTGGCCAAATGGCAGGGCGCCATTTCGATCTTCACGCCCAGGCAGGTGGTCTTCCCGCCCAGGCCCATGGGGCCGATGCCCAGCTTGTTAATGGCCGTGAGCAGTTCGTCTTCCAGGGCGGCGATCTTGGGGTCGGGGTGCTTTTCGTCCAGGTGGCGCATGAGCGAGCGTTTGGCCAGGATGGGCGCGCGCTCGAAGGTGCCGCCGATGCCCACGCCGATCATGGTCGGCGGGCAGGGGTTGGGCCCGGCCTCGGCCACGCGCTCGACCACGAAGCGCTTGATGCCCTCCCAGCCCTGGGCCGGGGAAAGCATGGTCACGCGGGACATGTTCTCGCTGCCGCCGCCCTTGGCCATGAAGGCGATGCGGATGCGGTCGCCGGGCACGAAGTCGAAGTGGATGATGGCCGGGGTGTTGTCGCCGGTGTTGGCGCGGGTCATGGGGTCGCAGGACGACTTGCGCAAAAAGCCCTCCTGGTAGCCCAGGACCATACCCCGGGTCACGGCGTCCTTGAGGCTGCCCTGCACGACCACGTCCTCGCCCACGTCCACGAAAAACACGGCCAGGCCGCAGTCCTGGCACAGGGGCAGGCCGGTGGCCTCGGCCATGTCGGAGTTCTCCAGCAGCTGGCGGAAGATCTCCTTGGCCGCCGGGCTGTCCTCGGCGGCCATGCAGTCCTTGAAGGCCCGTTTCACGTCGTCGGGCAGATGGATGCTGGCGTGGCGGATCATCTCGGCCACCTTGGGCACGATGTCCGCCGCCTTGATGGTACGCATTGTCTTGTGTCTCCTGTGCTACTTCGCGCCGGGCAAAAAGCGCCGGATGGCCGTCAGGCCCATCTTGCGGCGCAGGAAGCCGAGCTGGTCCTGAAGCGGCAGTTCCTTGGGGCAGACATCCTCGCAGCCCAGCAGGCCCATGCAGCCGAAGATGCCGTTGTCGTCGCCGATGATCTCGAAGTAGTCGCGGTCGGTGCGCTGGTCGCGCGGGTCCAGGGCAAAGCGCGCGATGCGGTTCAGGGCCACGGCGCCCAGGAAGTCCTTGCGCATGCGCGCCGTGCCGCAGCCCGCCACGCAGCAGCCGCACTCCACGCAGCGCTCCAGCTCGTAGATCTCGTTGGCCAGGGCGTTGTCCATGCGCTCCTCTTCGGCCAGCGGGTCGAACTGCTTGTCGGTATGAATCCACGAGCCCACGCGGGCGTACATTTCGCGGAACCAGGAGCCCGTGTCCACGGACAGGTCGCCCACCAGCTTGAACACCGGCAGCGGCAGCAGGGTGATTTCCTCGGGCAGGTCTTTCGTCTTGGTCTTGCAGGCCAGGCCCGGGCGGCCGTTGATGAGCATGCCGCAGGCGCCGCAGATGCCCGCGCGGCAGCAGAAGTCGAACTGCAACGACGGGTCCTGCTCCTCGCGGATCTGGTTCAGGGCGATGAACAGGGTCATGGAGGGGATTTCGGGCAGCACGAAGGTTTCCATGCGCGGCGCGGTGCCCTGGGCCATGGGGTTGTAGCGGAAGATGTTGAATTTCAGGGTGCGGTCCATGGCTAGTTCTCCTTGCCGGGCTTGGGGGCGCTGTCCATGGGAATGATCTTGCCGCCGCCGTAGCCGCGCTCGCCCGGGGGAATCTCGAAGGTCCGGGTGGCCGGTTCGTAGTCCAGGGTCGGCAGGTCGTCGCCCTCGCTCTTCCAGGTGGCCAGGGTGCGGGTCAGCCAGTCGCGGTCGTTGCGCTCGGGGAAGTCCTCGCGGGCGTGGGAGCCGCGCGACTCGGTGCGCATCAGCGCGCCGTGGGCCACGCACAGGGCCAGACGCACCAGCCCGGGCATCTTCAGCGCCAGGGCCAGCTCGGGGTTGGCGCCCACGCCGTCGGACTTGAGGCCGATGCGCTTGGCGCGGGCGTGGACCTCCTGGAGGGTCGCCACGGCGCGCTCCAGGCCTTCCTTGTTGCGGAAGATGTGCACGCCGTCCTGCAGGGCGTCCTGCATGGCGGCGCGGACCTTGTACACGTCCTCGCTGCCGTCGGCGCCCTCGGTCAGGCGGCGGATGCGCTCCTGGTCGCGCGCCACGCGGTCGGCGACCACGGCGGTGCCGTACTGCGCGCTGGCGCCCCGCAGGTAGTCCACGACCTTGACGCCGATGACCCCGCCCGCGACCACGGTCTCGGCCAGGGAGTTGCCGCCCAGGCGGTTGAAGCCGTGCATGTCCCAACAGGCGGCCTCGCCCGCGCTGAACAGGCCCGCCAGCCCGTAGGCCGCGCCGTCCTTGTTGGTGCGCACGCCGCCCATGGAGTAGTGCTGCACGGGCTTGACGGGGATCAGGCTGTGCACGGGGTCCACGCCCAGGAAGTTCTGGCAGATTTCGTCCACCTCGCGCAGCTTGACGCGGATATGCTCCTCGCCCAGGTGGCGGATGTCCAGCCACAGGTGCTGCCCGTAGGGGCTCTGCACGCCCTTGCCCTCGCGGATGTGGTGCATCATCCAGCGCGAGACCACGTCGCGCGAGGCCAGCTCGGCCTTGTCGGGCTCGTAGACATGCATGAAGCGCTCCTGGTTCACGTCCAGCAGGGTGCCGCCGTCGCCACGGCAGCCCTCGGTGACCAGGATGTAGGTGGGCACGATGCCCGTGGGGTGGAACTGCACGGCCTCCATGTTGCCCAGGGGCACCACGCCGGTGTCGAGCACCGCCGCGTGGGCGCCGCCGTCGCAGATCACCGCGTTGGTGGACTCGCGGTAGATGCGCCCGAAGCCCCCCGCCGCGATGAGCGTGGCCTTGGCCAGGTACACGCGCAGCTCGCCGGTCTTCAGGCAGCGGGCCACGGCGCCCAGGCAGCGCCCGCCGTCGTGGATCAGGCTGATCATCTCCGTCTTGTCATGCACGGCCACGCCAAGCTGGGCGGCGCGGTTGTCCATGGTGTAGAGCACGGTGTGCCCGGTGCCGTCGGAGGTGTAGCAGGTGCGCCATTTGGCGGTGCCGCCGAAGGCGCGGGCGGTGATCAGCCCTTCCTTCTCGGCCTTTTCCTCTTTCTCGTAGCGCTCGCCGCCCTTGTAGTAGAAGCTCTTGCCCGCCACGACGCGGTTCCAGGGCACGCCCCAGTGGGCCATCTGGCGCATGGCGATGGGCGCGTTGTCGCAGAAGATGCGCGCCACTTCCTGGTCGCAGCCCCAGTCGGAGCCCTTGACCGTATCCATGAAATGCACGTCGGGGCTGTCGCCCTCGCCCATGGCGCTGTTGCCCAGGGCCGCCTGCATCCCGCCCTGGGCGGCGGAGGAATGCGAGCGCCGCGCCGGAACGATGGACAGGCAAATGACGTCGAACCCGGCTCCTGCGGCCTCGATGGCCACACGCTCCCCCGCCAGCCCCGCGCCGATGCACAGCAGGTCCGTCACGAAAGTCTGCATGGTCTCTCCTTGTCAGTAGGCCAGAAGCAGGAAACGGATCAGGGTCAGCAGCCCGATGCCGATGAACGCCAGGGTCAGGATGTTCTCCACGCGCTTCATTTTCGCGCGGCGCGAACGCTTGATGAACCCCCATTTGACCCCGATGCGGTAGAAGCCGATGCCCACGTGCAGCTCCACCAGGGGCAGCAGCACGAGGTAGAAGGCCAGCCACCAGCCGTCGGCCACGCGCGCGGCGCTCTTGGCCGCCGAGATGGGCAGGTCGGTGAGCACCACCCACATGTGGATGGAGCCCATGATGAGGATGATCATGGCGCTGCCCGCCTGCACCAGCCACAGCCAGGTGTCGCGGTGGCGCAGGGTCTTGGCGTGGGCCCAGATGGTGCGCTGCTCGTCGAGCCGGAAGGGCAGCTTGCGCGCCGCCAGCACGAAATGCAGCAAAAAGGCGAACCCGATGAGGGGTCCGCCGACCTGGGCCATGTAGGTGGCCTCGAAAAATCCAGCCAGGGCGTTCATGACGCCGGGGCCGATGATGACGCTGGACACCAGGATCATGTGGCTCCACATGAACAGCACCAGGCCCGCGCCGGTGAGCATCTGCAACCAGTCCAGATACGCCGAGAGCATCGACGGCCTGGGCACATGCAGGGTCGAATCGACAACCGCCATGTCTTCCTCCAGGGATAATGGAACGCGATACAGCCAACCAACCAGCACCCCGGGCGCGGCGCGCCTCCCGCAACGCGGACACACGCCCGAAGGCCCCTGCCCGGCGGCCTCCAGGGGGTCGCCCCCCAACGCCGGACAAAAGCCCCTGATTCTTGAACCCTGAATGACCGATTGTCAATTGTTGATGGCCATTCGCGCGCCACGGGGCGGCGCGGAAGGCGCCGGGAAGGGCGCGGGCGGCGGGCCTAGAGGACCACGTCGCGGAAGTCGCCCGAGGGGATGGGCTCCAGGTCGGCGGTGGGGTAGTTGAGCAGGTAGGCCTGACAGGCCAGGGGCGTGCCGTTGTCCAGGGTCACGTCCACCACGGCGCGGCGGTAGCGCGAGATATCCGGCTTGCCGGGGATGACGCCCTCGAATTCGTCCAGCAGCGGCCAGGCCCGCCCGGGGGCGGCCAGCCGCCAGACCTCGCCCAGCACGCGCTGGCCCGGGCCGTCGGCCTCGACCATGCCCGGGTACCAGCTCACGCGAAACAGCCGCCCGGCCACGCTGCCCCGGCCCAGCAGTTCGCCCATGGCCTCCAGCCGCTCGGCCCACGGCCCGCCCGCGCTGCGCATGAGGGTGCCGTAGGCGAAGAACAGGTCGTCAGGGGTGGGGGCGCTCATGGGCGATCGCCTCCTTCGCACCGCTTCATGGTCTCGACGACGCACGACTGCTTCTCGCTGAACCTGCGGCGGATCCACAGCGTGAAGCCCACTCCCGCAAGGCCCGACAGACCCAGGGCGAACTCCCCCAGGGAGACGAGCACCAGGAACACCAGCGCGGAAAACAGAAAGCTGGAACCGAAGACGGCCAGCCCCTCGAAGCTGAACAGGCCGCCGTGCTGGTCCCGGCCCCGGCGCAGGGAATCGATGCAGTGTTCATAGCGCGCCAGCAGCGCGCCCTGCGCGGCGCCCTGGCGGTGCAGGAAGGCCCCGATGGCGTACATGCGCAGCAAAAGCGTGCAAAGCATGAGGTCGCAGTAGGCGCAGACGAAGGGGATCAGGCACAGCACATAGTGGGCGGGCAGGGCCGCGCGCCCCCCGCCGCCGGGCGTGCCCGCGCCCTGGAAGCCCAGGCCCACGGCGCCCAGGGCGGCCACGAGCACGATCTTCCATTTGACCATGTCCAGGTGCCCGCGCTGGGTCTCGATGATCTCGTCGCGCAGCT is drawn from Desulfocurvus vexinensis DSM 17965 and contains these coding sequences:
- a CDS encoding PaaI family thioesterase; the encoded protein is MGELDAAFRDLIENGIPFNNYLGLRVRSLERGRCSLLVPRRPELVGDARRGALHGGVISMLVDTCGGFAVWTMGQPSDRIATIDLRVDYLKPAMEGDLVAESEVRLHGNRVGNAVTVVYCSTDPGTIVAEGRSVYNIRRA
- a CDS encoding AraC family transcriptional regulator, with the protein product MTRRTAQPAAPMDAAASPALPPGGGGAALAAQGTAPGEGPVLLRPPGLPGVELLHARGLRQRFARHFHRRYAVGVVEHGALEFRFLGRANVALPGSVNLTTPGEVHDGHPGSGPGWTYRMFYLDPDLVQRAAAEAAGRPVPAPDFAAGVLADPALAAEVQAVHRLLMDPGAPLLARQTRLLHMLALWIARHGDATRPLPRAGREPRAVARARAWLDAHCREDVSLDELARVAGLSPFHLARCFSAALGLPPHAYLLGLRVRLARELLAGPMRLADIAAETGFTDQAHLTHTFRRLTGLTPGRYRKFLQT
- a CDS encoding class I SAM-dependent methyltransferase, with product MRSDRDAVIQKFLVEFAAPDGMDVLEIGCGDGRVAAGLAGWAASYVGLDADPAALAEAQARVPDAAFVEGQGEALDFADESFDVVLLTLCLHRMDAEAALAEARRVLRPGGRVVVLEPVPFSEVGRARAVLRDDAPDHAQAQQAMAHGPLPVVRRELFRTTLEFEDAGEFLDFLFADYADPEDEDMDWGAGFPDGPGPGLRGQHGGDFDDDDEDADDDADREEEQDAADDAPDEDDEDASWRDPDLEHLVLSELGPKGGDAPLTLFDDLLVVLLARVD
- a CDS encoding DMT family transporter, with the translated sequence MTTRPHATPLARPADPARAANAAPAAALATPDTPAACVSPLAAPAPGATSGAPAASGTSLAAPGTAPGAPGAPGRPCRERTSQPAPAAPPLGAYASLALAMVIVGSSVVAGKMLVAELPVQLASALRFACAAAVLVPLLLVREGWPRVSVRSLAVMLAQAACGGLLFNVLLLQGLRSTSAGAAGIITSTTPAAMACIAFLLLGERPTRRALAGVALSVLGVAAINLHSVMDGPGGPGGPGGAALGGNLLVLGAVLAESLFLLLRKAVPEPLSPLAVSTLVTVFGLALFAPGALMEARGFDFAAVGAASWATVAYYGLVVTVAAYLLWFRGVTRVGAGTAGIFTAVMPVSAVGLSALVLGEALGWGHLAGAGLVLAGIWCICRRG
- a CDS encoding malic enzyme-like NAD(P)-binding protein, whose amino-acid sequence is MALFTKQEALDYHSKGRKGKIEVIPVKPCRTQKQLSMAYSPGVAHSCLEIAADPAKSFEYTARGNLVAVVSNGTAVLGLGNIGAAAGKPVMEGKGVLFKSFADIDVYDINLDTTDPDALIAAVKMMEPTFGGINLEDIKAPECFYIEEQLKKQMNIPVFHDDQHGTAIISGAGIINALEISGKKIENLKLVVSGAGASAIACTKFYVAMGIRPENVFMFDSRGLIHKGRGKLSPEKSLFAQDKDHGSIADCMKGADMFLGLSVKGAITPDMVRSMNKNPIIFACANPDPEITYTDAKGARPEAIMGTGRSDYPNQINNVLGFPFIFRGALDTRATEINEQMKIAASQALAALAKEPVPDDICAIYGRKLEFGVDYVIPSPFDPRVLEWEAAAVAQAAMDTGVATIQLDIEEYKKSLRARLAEAKRRIALVVDAYGLDF